Proteins found in one Brachyspira murdochii DSM 12563 genomic segment:
- a CDS encoding iron-containing alcohol dehydrogenase — MSRFTIPRDLYYGDNAMEELKNLQDHKKAIIVTGGSSMKRGGFLDKCEKILKEAGLEVKIFDGVEPDPSIETVYKGAEAMREFNPDLIVALGGGSALDAAKAMWVFYEYPDKKFDDIKTPFTMPKLRKKAIFAAIPSTSGTASEVTAFSVITDYSTNIKYPLADFEITPDIAILDYSIPMTMPETVSADTGMDALTHSIEAYVASLRTDITDALAMKAIYMIVHNIEKAVKGDKEGRAKLHVAQCLAGMAFSNALLGIVHSLAHKTGAEFHITHGRCNAILLPYVIEYNSKVCADRFADIARMLKLSGNTDAELTASLVKKVKELNAKLGIKQTYKENGVTEEHFKQKCDSIVKNAVTDPCTGSNPRETDEANMKKVLEAAYYGNDVNF; from the coding sequence ATGTCAAGATTTACTATTCCTAGAGATTTATACTATGGCGATAACGCTATGGAGGAATTAAAAAATTTACAAGATCATAAAAAGGCAATAATTGTTACTGGAGGCTCTTCTATGAAAAGAGGCGGCTTTCTTGATAAATGCGAAAAGATATTAAAAGAGGCTGGTTTGGAAGTAAAAATTTTTGATGGTGTTGAACCAGACCCTTCTATAGAAACGGTTTATAAAGGTGCTGAGGCTATGAGAGAGTTTAATCCGGATTTAATAGTAGCTTTAGGCGGTGGTTCTGCTCTTGATGCTGCTAAAGCTATGTGGGTTTTCTATGAATATCCGGATAAAAAATTTGATGATATTAAAACTCCTTTTACTATGCCTAAACTTAGAAAAAAAGCTATATTTGCAGCTATACCTTCTACAAGCGGTACTGCTTCAGAAGTTACAGCTTTTTCAGTTATAACTGATTATTCTACAAATATCAAATACCCATTAGCAGACTTTGAAATTACTCCGGATATTGCTATACTTGATTACTCTATACCTATGACAATGCCGGAGACAGTTTCTGCTGATACTGGTATGGATGCACTTACTCACTCTATAGAAGCATATGTTGCATCACTTAGAACTGATATAACAGATGCTTTAGCTATGAAAGCAATATATATGATAGTGCATAATATAGAAAAAGCAGTTAAGGGTGATAAAGAAGGAAGAGCAAAACTTCATGTTGCTCAATGTTTGGCTGGTATGGCTTTTTCAAATGCTTTGCTTGGTATAGTTCATAGTTTGGCTCATAAAACAGGTGCCGAATTCCACATCACACATGGAAGATGCAATGCTATACTTCTTCCTTATGTTATAGAGTACAATTCAAAAGTTTGTGCCGACAGATTTGCTGATATAGCTAGAATGCTTAAACTTTCTGGTAATACTGACGCCGAACTTACAGCTTCATTAGTTAAAAAAGTAAAAGAGTTAAATGCTAAATTAGGCATTAAACAAACTTATAAAGAAAACGGAGTAACAGAAGAACACTTCAAACAAAAGTGCGACAGTATAGTTAAAAACGCTGTAACTGATCCTTGTACTGGCTCTAACCCAAGAGAAACAGATGAAGCTAATATGAAAAAAGTATTAGAAGCAGCTTATTATGGAAACGATGTTAACTTTTAA